In Aspergillus fumigatus Af293 chromosome 2, whole genome shotgun sequence, a genomic segment contains:
- a CDS encoding ESCRT-0 subunit protein HSE1 yields the protein MFRAQQNAFDDAVAKATDENLTSENWEYILDVCDKVAAEESGAKDAVAAMIKRLAHRNANVQLYTLELANALAQNCGPKIHRELASRSFTDALLRLANDRNTHQQVKPKILERMQEWAQMFANNPDFGIMEQAYMKLKTQNPNLQPPSKPGKREITEADRQKEEEELQMALALSIREKPSAAPEPKAEPSTSVSEPASQTQTATSQAVPPGTSAATVSRVRALFDFQPSEPGELQFRKGDIIAVLESVYKDWWKGSLRGQTGIFPLNYVEKLPDPTVEELQREAQMEAEVFGQIKNVEKLLTLLSTRSSELNVQDNEEITSLYHSTLSIRPKLIELIGKYSQKKDEFTQLNEKFIKARRDYESLLEASMAHPAQPQYGRPGQAPYGYPGPAAPLGYPQGPPQSDPQRYFSPRPQDQTHMYPPTSHSPDPRGRTPPAGPSFPQHQQPPPDSYQPVHHRPESTYDNPQELGTSVYDSPVEHPSSSQRLPYPPSGAQVPPGVHQQFQHQQQEYPPSGYPPEDASKPPAAGFALQPPQQTLQQPPYPTAPGAHQPTPSHQPPPVPSTASKPTPYPSLTPGTPSGGEYQAYNPSQAGAANSNPNSYYR from the exons ATGTTTCGCGCACAACAAAACGCATTTGATGATGCAGTTG CCAAGGCGACGGACGAGAACCTGACCTCCGAGAATTGGGAGTATATCCTC GATGTTTGCGATaaggttgctgctgaggaatCGGG GGCGAAGGATGCCGTTGCTGCAATGATCAAGAGATTGGCACACAGAAATGCCAATGTGCAACTTTATACCCTAGAG CTGGCCAATGCATTAGCTCAAAATTGTGGCCCGAAGATACACCGCGAACTCGCGTCGAGAAGTTTCACTGatgctcttcttcgtctcgcGAACGACAGG AACACCCATCAGCAAGTCAAACCAAAGATTTTGGAGCGCATGCAGGAGTGGGCGCAGATGTTCGCTAACAACCCTGATTTCGGAATCATGGAGCAGGCCTACATGAAGTTGAAGACGCAGA ATCCCAACCTACAGCCTCCGTCTAAACCCGGGAAACGAGAGATTACAGAGGCAGATcggcagaaggaagaagaagaactgcAGATGGCGCTGGCTCTTTCCATCAGGGAAAAACCCAGCGCGGCCCCTGAGCCTAAAGCGGAACCAAGCACTTCTGTCTCCGAACCGGCCAGCCAGACCCAGACAGCGACATCGCAAGCGGTACCGCCAGGTACTTCCGCAGCTACCGTCTCCCGGGTCAGAGCTTTGTTCGACTTCCAGCCTTCCGAACCGGGTGAATTACAATTCAGGAAAGGGGACATTATTGCGGTGCTTGAGTCCGTGTACAAGGACTGGTGGAAGGGCTCCTTAAGGGGCCAAACTGGGATTTTCCCTCTGAACTACGTGGAGAAACTGCCAGATCCAACGGTAGAAGAGCTGCAGAGAGAAGCCCAAATGGAGGCGGAAGTGTTTGGCCAAATCAAGAATGTGGAGAAGCTTCTTACGCTTTTGAGCACCCGTAGCTCGGAGTTGAATGTGCAAGACAACGAGGAAATCACGTCTTTGTACCACTCGACGTTGTCAATTCGGCCCAAGTTGATTGAGCTCATTGGGAAGTATTCTCAAAAGAAAG ATGAGTTTACGCAGCTCAATGAAAAATTCATCAAAGCCCGACGAGACTATGAATCTCTACTGGAAGCATCCATGGCGCACCCTGCACAACCCCAGTACGGTCGGCCCGGCCAGGCCCCGTACGGATATCCTGGACCTGCCGCGCCTCTAGGTTATCCACAAGGTCCTCCGCAGTCGGATCCTCAACGGTACTTCAGCCCAAGGCCGCAGGACCAGACGCACATGTATCCTCCAACGTCACACTCACCTGATCCACGCGGCCGTACGCCACCTGCTGGTCCATCCTTCCCACAGCACCAGCAACCACCGCCAGACTCATACCAGCCTGTCCACCACCGCCCAGAATCTACATATGACAACCCACAAGAATTAGGTACTTCTGTATATGATTCACCCGTCGAACATCCGTCTTCAAGTCAGCGGTTACCCTATCCTCCCTCTGGCGCACAAGTTCCACCTGGTGTCCACCAGCAGTTCCAGCATCAGCAACAAGAGTACCCGCCTTCAGGCTATCCCCCCGAGGACGCCTCCAAGCCTCCTGCTGCCGGCTTCGCCTTACAACCGCCGCAACAGACACTACAACAACCTCCTTACCCTACGGCACCGGGCGCTCATCAACCGACTCCATCGCACCAGCCACCACCAGTCCCCAGTACGGCGTCGAAGCCAACCCCCTATCCTTCATTGACACCTGGAACACCCAGTGGAGGGGAGTATCAGGCCTACAATCCATCACAAGCTGGCGCAGCCAACTCGAACCCTAACTCCTATTACCGATAA
- a CDS encoding putative nucleoside transporter translates to MDPRSLNAEEKAHTEPASIPVEKQEPAKPRGLLSRIRYYEEVLDRKLGIESHSLDRVLPENRKPPNSLAMALMWASATINISCFSTGFLGKKFGLSLGQTIAITICATALGAAVTGWCATMGPGTGLRQVAISRYSLGFYPSSIIAALNVIEQLGWASVNCITGGLALSAVSDGRVSIAVGVVIVACVSFLFSFVGLRGVLMYEQYAWILFFIIFMIIYGESAHRANLAAPATVTGLTRSGNALTLIGVVYGSSASWSSIVSDFYVHYPANTPKIKIFLYTTLGITIPTCIGMLLGACISSALDTNPEWAAAYENGIGEILKTIIYPRGFARFLLVLLVLSGIGVNCIAIYSGALSAQLLAKPFAKLPRAVWSFLVFVCILLLGIAGRDHLLDVLENFLSLLGYWNTSFFVILFNEHYLFRGGSLSNYDLDAWNTPSRMPVGYAGLTAFLCGAAGWIVGMVETYYVGAIAKMIGQDGGDVANELAFVFTSVTYIPLRKLELKYVGR, encoded by the exons ATGGATCCACGCAGTCTcaatgcagaagaaaaagctcacACTGAGCCAGCCTCCATCCCAGTGGAAAAACAAGAGCCAGCCAAACCGCGTGGCTTGCTCTCTCGAATTCGCTACTATGAAGAAGTGCTGGATCGCAAGCTGGGAATTGAATCACACAGTCTTGACAGGGTTCTTCCGGAAAATCGTAAACCTCCTAACTCGCTGGCGATGGCTTTAATGTGGGCATCTGCTACGATCAACATCAGTTGTTTTAGCACAGGGTTCTTGGGGAAAAAATTTGGATTGTCTTTAGGACAGACCATTGCTATCACCATCTGTGCGACGGCCCTTGGTGCCGCTGTGACG GGGTGGTGCGCGACTATGGGCCCCGGTACTGGTCTTCGCCAGGTTGCGATCTCTAGATATTCTTTAGGATTCTATCCTTCATCCATTATCGCTGCGTTGAACGTGATCGAGCAACTCGGTTGGGCATCTGTCAACTGCATCACTGGCGGTCTTGCCCTCAGCGCCGTTTCCGATGGCCGCGTGTCGATTGCCGTGGGCGTGGTCATTGTTGCGTGTGTCAGTTTTCTCTTCAGTTTCGTCGGTCTCAGGGGAGTCCTGATGTATGAGCAATACGCGTGGATCCTATTCTTCATCATTTTCATGATCATCTACGGCGAGTCTGCACATCGGGCTAACCTAGCCGCTCCTGCTACAGTCACCGGCCTCACCAGGTCAGGAAATGCTCTGACCTTGATCGGTGTGGTGTATGGCTCCAGCGCATCCTGGAGCTCCATTGTCTCGGACTTTTACGTTCATTACCCTGCCAACACCCCAAAGATCAAGATCTTCTTATACACCACTCTGGGCATCACGATTCCAACCTGTATCGGAATGCTTCTTGGTGCCTGCATCAGCTCGGCTTTGGATACGAATCCTGAATGGGCTGCGGCCTACGAGAACGGCATCGGGGAAATTCTCAAGACAATTATCTACCCAAGAGGATTTGCTAGATTTCTCTTGGTCCTTCTGGTTCTGTCTGGGA TTGGCGTCAACTGTATTGCTATCTACTCAGGTGCGCTGTCCGCGCAGCTTCTTGCCAAGCCCTTTGCAAAACTCCCACGGGCAGTCTGGTCGTTCCTCGTGTTCGTCtgcattctccttctcggtATCGCTGGTCGAGACCACCTGTTAGACGTTCTGGAGAACTTCTTGTCACTGCTGGGCTACTGGAACACCTCTTTCTTCGTGATCTTGTTCAACGAGCACTATCTATTCCGCGGGGGTAGCCTGTCCAATTACGATCTCGACGCGTGGAATACACCATCAAGAATGCCTGTCGGCTATGCCGGACTTACTGCTTTCCTTTGCGGTGCCGCTGGATGGATCGTCGGAATGGTCGAAACCTACTATGTAGGTGCTATTGCGAAGATGATAGGTCAGGATGGAGGAGACGTTGCCAATGAGTTAGCGTTCGTCTTCACCTCAGTTACTTATATCCCTCTAAGAAAACTGGAACTCAAATACGTTGGGAGGTAG
- a CDS encoding putative RNA binding effector protein Scp160, translating into MMASQVQSSDVNGGAKSLAAMLEEEHARNEAHKVTVEDTVDEEDLLHPPPSLGKDQQTVPAQPTAAIEEAVATTPSASNAAPKRSPAFDVRSEELFPALGSGPKPKAPAAATWGARPSAAAALANGAAGRPQSTAGDVPRIMSLPGKHMEQLRLAPSQMMPRAQLKKPLKDILRDISRRSKATVDMRGGPGGSIIFEGKGSVESVRQALKEVAQQVGSKQSVRIPIPTSARAHIIGRQGAIVQDIQQRTGARVQVPRADDSAAKDDEDDNDTIDVLIEGDAVAAEMARREIEAIVKERASNMSLRLKSIPAEFFPFIAGAHNANLKAIEERTKAQVHVPRYDTWQSQPPPQEAEPGRVQFVPAPDKHIQITGERTAAQEARAEIERLAADLQRRLTLRQLAINRGQHQFILGDGANALHDFLADTGCAIVLPPASDDSEFLTITGPQDCIEAGINRAMELATSMQMASIDLSRQHPNAPSGPHAHARALTRYLQQRQIIRQLEQMYDARIALPPSADGPVTWEVYSRDGKNTIRARSDIMNLVQAHPPARLRYVSVDPYYHPYLESHGLGKLRNDYGVHLLVPDELDSSDVVLVYEGPSAANSLPEIPRQRPSPAEVAAFEKSLQEAQDFLTQLLGDQNDIVAKSVKVPAKYQEKVRKFIAREQQAKGDDHIPVRALVGDARNDKCDVSLRGPSRQVDELVAKLQDFVVGQEKDDLERGYTISFDFPQKFANFLIGKRGENINKLREEFDVDIKVDNGKVEVKGPKAKADAAKTRIINLGKKLEDETTHVLKIPAQYHRELIGQKGSQVNRLQDRYSVRVQFPRAAVATPSFDDQSVADTSSEVGGSRPIRPNQAPDEVIVKGPSKGADAARDEILSLLQWVIDHSHSATVSVAQSQIPSLIGQRGREMDKLRADTGAQIDVPGANDAPDASGRVQIKIKGTKQQVEEAKKILLQRSSEFDAIVTKTIDVDKKYHKALIGAGGANIRKIVTEAGGPTDGSASRIVRFPRPDSSESTIKLEGNGKVVDNIIAAIEAFVREREDQVTVTVDIPPVQHRLLIGRGGETRRGIESQFNVTLDIPKQGSGRTDIKLKGPSNAVESAKEHILAMLKDQQGETVEVPRHLHHVVADNGAFFRRLRNDYRVTVDHAGQQVPLKPASEESRATTNGASSLPLITDEPSDSVDAHSWKVVDHSDASQDATQPATIPWVLIGSSDNVARAKSALEKAIASASQQTSTGYLILPDPKTYRFVIGQGGSQINTIRKQTGCRINVPKDQARGEAIEIKGSKDGLEKAKEMILDAVRAGLNGGSR; encoded by the exons ATGATGGCTTCTCAAGTGCAGAGCAGCGACGTTAACGGTGGGGCCAAGTCCCTTGCGGCcatgctggaggaggagcatgCTCGCAATGAGGCGCATAAGGTGACTGTGGAGGATACcgtggacgaagaggattTGCTGCATCCCCCTCCATCATTGGGAAAGGACCAGCAGACTGTTCCCGCCCAACCCACAGCTGCAATCGAGGAAGCAGTCGCCACTACACCCTCGGCTTCCAATGCGGCTCCTAAAAGGTCGCCTGCTTTTGATGTCCGCTCCGAAGAGCTGTTCCCCGCCTTGGGAAGTGGTCCTAAGCCCAAAGCACCTGCTGCAGCGACCTGGGGTGCCAGGCCctctgccgctgctgctcttgctAACGGTGCCGCTGGACGCCCACAATCGA cagcaggtgaTGTCCCTAGAATCATGAGTCTTCCCGGCAAGCACATGGAGCAGCTTCGCTTAGCGCCTTCTCAGATGATGCCACGAGCACAGCTCAAGAAGCCCCTGAAGGATATTCTTCGCGACATCTCCAGGCGCTCAAAGGCCACTGTCGATATGCGGGGTGGCCCTGGAGGCTCGATCATCTTTGAGGGCAAAGGCTCGGTCGAGTCCGTAAGACAGGCTCTCAAGGAGGTTGCACAGCAAGTAGGATCCAAG CAATCGGTCCGCATTCCCATCCCAACATCCGCTCGCGCCCACATCATTGGCCGTCAAGGTGCAATTGTGCAAGACATTCAACAACGGACGGGTGCACGCGTCCAAGTGCCCCGCGCCGATGACTCGGCCGCAaaggatgacgaagacgacaacGACACGATAGACGTCCTGATTGAGGGCGACGCCGTTGCGGCAGAGATGGCACGCCGGGAGATTGAAGCTATCGTCAAGGAGCGGGCCTCCAACATGAGCCTGCGACTCAAGTCGATTCCAGCGGAATTTTTCCCCTTCATTGCGGGTGCGCATAATGCGAACCTGAAAGCTATCGAGGAACGTACCAAGGCTCAAGTGCATGTGCCTCGGTATGATACATGGCAGAGCCAGCCTCCCCCGCAGGAGGCTGAGCCCGGACGGGTGCAGTTTGTCCCAGCTCCTGATAAGCACATTCAGATCACTGGAGAGCGCACTGCTGCACAGGAAGCCCGCGCCGAAATCGAGAGGCTTGCCGCCGATCTTCAGAGGCGACTAACCCTTCGGCAGTTGGCCATCAACCGCGGGCAGCACCAGTTCATCCTCGGGGACGGAGCCAATGCTCTTCATGACTTCCTTGCTGATACCGGCTGTGCTATCGTGTTACCACCGGCATCCGATGATAGTGAATTTCTCACTATTACCGGACCGCAGGACTGCATCGAGGCTGGTATCAATCGTGCAATGGAGCTTGCTACGAGCATGCAAATGGCCAGCATTGACTTGTCCCGTCAACATCCCAATGCTCCATCCGGACCTCATGCACACGCACGTGCCCTAACCCGGTACCTTCAGCAACGACAGATCATTCGGCAATTGGAGCAGATGTACGATGCTCGTATTGCACTCCCTCCTAGCGCTGACGGCCCTGTGACCTGGGAGGTTTACTCGCGGGACGGCAAGAATACTATCCGTGCCCGGTCTGACATCATGAACTTGGTCCAGGCTCACCCTCCTGCACGGCTTCGCTATGTCTCTGTCGATCCTTACTACCACCCCTATCTTGAGTCCCATGGTCTCGGCAAGCTCCGGAATGATTATGGTGTCCATCTTCTCGTTCCGGATGAGCTGGATAGCTCCGATGTTGTTCTCGTCTATGAAGGACCGTCCGCCGCCAACTCGCTGCCTGAAATCCCGCGCCAGAGGCCATCCCCGGCCGAGGTGGCTGCCTTTGAAAAGTCCCTGCAGGAAGCACAGGATTTCCTGACGCAGCTGCTGGGAGACCAGAATGATATCGTTGCTAAGTCCGTCAAAGTTCCTGCTAAGTACCAGGAGAAGGTCCGCAAATTCATCGCCCGCGAACAGCAGGCCAAGGGTGATGACCATATTCCTGTCCGTGCTCTCGTTGGAGATGCTCGTAACGATAAGTGTGACGTATCTCTGCGCGGTCCATCTCGTCAAGTGGATGAGTTGGTGGCAAAGCTGCAGGACTTCGTAGTGGGGCAGGAGAAAGATGACCTCGAAAGAGGTTATACAATCTCGTTCGACTTCCCTCAGAAGTTCGCAAACTTCCTCATTGGCAAGCGAGGCGAGAACATCAATAAACTTCGCGAGGAATTCGATGTTGACATCAAGGTTGACAACGGCAAGGTCGAAGTCAAAGGACCCAAGGCTAAAGCGGATGCTGCCAAAACCCGCATCATCAATCTGGGAAAGAAACTGGAGGATGAGACGACTCACGTTCTGAAGATCCCCGCACAGTACCACCGCGAACTTATCGGTCAGAAGGGAAGCCAGGTCAACAGACTGCAGGACCGCTACTCTGTCCGCGTTCAATTCCCAAGGGCGGCGGTTGCAACACCTAGCTTTGACGATCAATCCGTGGCAGACACTTCTAGCGAAGTTGGCGGCTCTCGTCCCATCCGCCCCAACCAGGCCCCTGATGAAGTCATTGTCAAGGGTCCGAGCAAGGGTGCGGATGCCGCCAGAGATGAAATTTTGAGTCTGTTGCAGTGGGTCATTGACCACTCTCACTCAGCTACAGTATCTGTTGCTCAAAGTCAAATCCCATCTCTGATCGGCCAGCGTGGCCGTGAGATGGACAAGCTTCGCGCTGATACAGGGGCGCAAATCGACGTTCCGGGAGCTAATGACGCGCCCGACGCTTCGGGTCGCGTGCAGATAAAGATCAAGGGCACAAAGCAGCAGGTCgaggaagcaaagaagatTCTGCTGCAGCGTTCCAGCGAATTTGACGCTATTGTCACCAAGACGATTGATGTTGACAAGAAGTATCATAAGGCTTTGATCGGCGCTGGCG GTGCGAATATTCGCAAGATCGTCACCGAAGCCGGTGGTCCTACCGACGGAAGTGCCTCACGCATTGTCAGATTCCCCCGGCCCGATAGCAGTGAATCCACTATTAAGTTGGAAGGAAATGGCAAGGTCGTTGACAATATCATTGCTGCTATCGAAGCTTTCGTAAGGGAACGCGAAGACCAGGTGACAGTCACTGTCGACATTCCTCCTGTACAGCATAGGCTGCTGATCGGCCGCGGAGGCGAGACGAGACGCGGTATTGAATCGCAGTTTAATGTCACCCTGGACATCCCTAAACAAGGCTCTGGACGGACCGATATCAAGCTGAAGGGCCCAAGCAACGCCGTCGAGAGTGCAAAGGAGCATATTCTTGCCATGCTGAAGGATCAGCAGGGCGAAACAGTAGAAGTTCCTCGGCATCTGCACCATGTTGTTGCAGACAATGGCGCCTTTTTCCGACGCCTCCGCAACGACTACCGAGTTACCGTTGACCACGCTGGCCAGCAAGTGCCGCTCAAACCGGCTTCCGAAGAGTCCCGCGCCACGACCAATGGGGCGTCATCCCTTCCATTGATCACTGATGAGCCCAGCGACTCTGTGGACGCTCACTCTTGGAAGGTTGTCGATCACAGCGATGCCTCCCAAGACGCAACGCAACCCGCGACCATCCCATGGGTGCTTATTGGAAGTAGCGACAATGTAGCCAGAGCCAAGTCGGCATTGGAAAAAGCCATTGCTTCTGCATCCCAGCAGACCTCGACTGGCTATCTGATTCTGCCCGATCCCAAGACATACCGTTTCGTTATTGGCCAGGGCGGGAGCCAGATCAACACTATCCGCAAACAGACGGGATGCCGGATCAACGTGCCCAAGGATCAGGCTCGCGGTGAGGCGATTGAAATCAAGGGCAGTAAAGACGGACtggagaaagcaaaggaGATGATCCTTGACGCCGTCCGCGCCGGCCTCAACGGCGGCTCCAGATGA
- the pakA gene encoding mitogen-activated protein kinase kinase kinase kinase STE20, with amino-acid sequence MSNDGFSSLKFRRTSSKLQKDPPSVSSRILRSQQSNTSLKRHPSAPVHPRSSVTGSREHSRTRSNAYGSSSSSLEQHSGGPSPVLAGGDSNNSFSSKSRPGRFSFNTDPSSDELTGSPFDSRGMLSALEENTAESEKSPPPQPPTLRSYHTSPDSRGLRQSASFTALQNRMDTFTQKSENDQSTNTKRHSDEANGTKVFGRSKKSSFSSFVNSMLGSPRGIKISAPENPVHVTHVGYDNQTGQFTGLPKEWQRLLQENGISKKEQEEHPQTMVDIMRFYEKNARGDDEVWHKFDHAYAHHQPTANTPGSQRNSPPTSPRFPQNHEGSFENPRAPPPIPRGAPAATQAMSPPIGGLVPSRAPPKPPAPANMIPARPAPQPPVARPPQDAYANQFSTPPISESEPLPSEAQRSRSNSKTNGAQPQWAQPGAIASPAQYQQQQEQAMAAAQQAIVQNQLERSRSQRQQQSRGPEPKQPTQMGHSQHANDHTTALQSPQKAQPVPAARPRQRARQSNAVDVRARLLAICTPGDPTKLYYNLNKIGQGASGGVYTAYQHGTNNCVAIKQMNLDLQPKKELIINEILVMKDSKHKNIVNFLDSYLHGLDLWVVMEYMEGGSLTDVVTFNIMTEGQIAAVCRETLNGLQHLHSKGVIHRDIKSDNILLSLDGNIKLTDFGFCAQINDSQNKRNTMVGTPYWMAPEVVTRKEYGRKVDIWSLGIMAIEMIEGEPPYLTESPLRALYLIATNGTPTIKDEHNLSPVFRDFLHLALKVDPEKRASAHDLLMHPFMSLCSPLTHLAPLVKAARLSRAQEKAQKGGA; translated from the exons ATGAGCAACGACGGTTTTTCGTCCTTAAAATTCAGACGAACGTCTAGCAAACTGCAAAAGGACCCTCCTAGCGTCTCTTCCCGTATCCTTAGAAGTCAGCAGAGCAACACGTCACTCAAACGACACCCCTCGGCGCCTGTCCATCCCCGTTCCTCTGTCACTGGCAGTCGAGAACATTCGCGCACAAGATCCAACGCATACGgttcctcttcatcgtccctTGAGCAACACAGTGGCGGTCCATCTCCTGTCCTTGCTGGCGGCGACTCCAACAATTCCTTTTCGAGCAAGTCCCGCCCGGGGCGGTTTTCTTTCAATACCGACCCCAGCTCTGATGAATTGACCGGTTCCCCGTTCGATTCACGGGGCATGCTCAGTGCATTGGAAGAGAACACCGCAGAGTCCGAGAAAAGTCCTCCGCCGCAACCGCCGACGTTACGATCTTACCACACCAGCCCCGATTCCCGCGGACTCAGACAGTCGGCGAGTTTCACCGCTTTACAGAACCGTATGGACACCTTCACCCAGAAAAGCGAAAATGATCAATCAACAAACACGAAGAGGCACTCGGACGAGGCGAACGGAACAAAGGTCTTTGGGCGGAGTAAGAAGAGCAGCTTTTCGAGCTTTGTCAACAGCATGTTAGGGTCTCCGCGGGGCATCAAGATCTCCGCCCCCGAAAACCCTGTTCATGTCACCCACGTGGGCTACGACAATCAGACTGGCCAGTTCACCGGCTTGCCGAAAGAATGGCAACGACTCCTGCAAGAGAACGGTATCTCcaagaaggagcaggaggagcaCCCTCAAACCATGGTCGACATTATGCGATTCTACGAGAAAAACGCTCGCGGAGATGACGAAGTCTGGCACAAGTTCGACCACGCCTAtgctcatcatcaacccacTGCAAACACACCGGGGTCCCAGCGAAACTCGCCTCCAACGAGCCCTCGGTTCCCACAGAATCACGAAGGCAGTTTTGAGAATCCACGCGCGCCTCCTCCAATACCTCGTGGTGCTCCCGCTGCCACTCAGGCGATGTCCCCACCAATCGGTGGGCTTGTTCCCAGTCGAGCGCCTCCGAAGCCTCCTGCTCCGGCCAACATGATACCTGCTCGACCGGCACCGCAGCCGCCGGTGGCACGGCCGCCTCAAGACGCATATGCCAACCAATTCAGCACGCCTCCTATTTCAGAATCGGAGCCTTTGCCGTCTGAGGCACAGCGCAGTCGGTCAAATTCGAAGACCAACGGTGCGCAACCGCAATGGGCGCAGCCCGGTGCCATTGCTTCACCAGCTCagtatcagcagcagcaggagcaagCGATGGCTGCCGCTCAACAAGCGATCGTACAGAATCAACTGGAGCGCAGCCGAAGCCAACGTCAACAGCAGTCACGCGGGCCAGAACCTAAACAGCCCACGCAAATGGGGCATTCGCAGCACGCCAATGATCATACTACCGCGTTGCAAAGCCCCCAGAAGGCGCAGCCCGTTCCAGcagctcgtcctcgacaaCGCGCTCGTCAAAGTAATGCTGTGGACGTTAGGGCGCGGTTGCTTGCCATCTGTACTCCAGGTGATCCGACGAAGCTTTACTATAATCTGAACAAGATCGGTCAAGGAGCATCGGGCGGCGTTTACACTGCTTATCAACATGGCACGAACAACTGCGTCGCAATTAAGCAAATGAACCTGGACTTACAACCAAAGAAAGAGCTTATAATCAACGAGATCCTCGTTATGAAAGATAGCAAACACAAAAACATTGTCAACTTCCTCGACAGCTACCTCCATGGCTTGGATCTGTGGGTAGTGATGGAATATATGGAGGGCGGTAGTCTGACTGACGTGGTTACGTTCAATATAATGACTGAGGGACAGATTGCAGCTGTGTGCCGAGAG ACTCTGAATGGATTGCAGCACCTCCACTCAAAGGGCGTCATTCACCGGGATATAAAGTCAGACAATATCCTCCTCTCCTTGGATGGCAACATCAAGCTGA CCGATTTTGGTTTCTGCGCCCAAATCAATGATTCACAAAATAAGCGAAACACCATGGTCGGCACCCCGTACTGGATGGCTCCTGAGGTCGTCACGAGAAAGGAATATGGCCGCAAGGTTGATATTTGGAGTTTGGGTATCATGGCCATCGAGATGATTGAGGGCGAGCCGCCATATCTGACTGAGTCACCTCTACGAGCCCTGTACTTGATTGCTACCAATGGCACACCAACCATCAAGGACGAGCATAACTTGTCCCCCGTCTTTCGCGATTTCCTGCATCTTGCACTCAAGGTTGATCCCGAGAAGAGAGCATCGGCCCATGACTTATTGATG CATCCTTTCATGTCCCTCTGCTCCCCTCTAACTCACCTGGCGCCACTTGTGAAAGCTGCGCGCTTGAGTAGAGCCCAAGAAAAAGCTCAGAAAGGGGGCGCTTGA